The following are encoded in a window of Caballeronia sp. NK8 genomic DNA:
- a CDS encoding LysR family transcriptional regulator, translating into MFDLTSLALFLRAVEMGSLSKAAQQSHMSLSTASRRIALLEHHFRVGLLNRTSAGVEPTPAGEALARHATELLLKTDAIYSELSDYTKGSVGRVRIFANISAISQDLPDHLRAFSQRYQDIKLHISELRSMDILQALREGRADVGVVTSQVGMEGIRLAPYCADRISVVVPEDHVLQGEQIEFAALLEHDIVGLDDKAEVTRMLVKEAALAGRTIRFRVQVQSFEAMCRLIAAGQGIGVLPEGAVRLFREPMHLRFIRLTNPWAERVMSVGIRAGAAPLPARKLFDFLSAFAPASLVAPGGERSAG; encoded by the coding sequence TTGTTCGATCTCACGTCGCTGGCTCTTTTTCTGCGCGCAGTCGAAATGGGCAGTCTTTCCAAGGCGGCGCAGCAATCGCATATGTCGCTGTCGACGGCGAGCCGGCGCATCGCGCTGCTCGAACATCACTTCCGCGTCGGCTTGCTGAACCGCACGTCGGCGGGCGTCGAGCCCACGCCAGCGGGCGAGGCGCTCGCGCGTCATGCCACCGAACTGCTGCTCAAGACCGATGCCATCTACAGCGAACTCTCCGATTACACGAAAGGCTCGGTTGGCCGCGTACGCATTTTCGCCAATATCTCCGCGATCAGTCAGGACTTGCCCGATCATCTGCGCGCGTTCTCGCAGCGCTATCAGGACATCAAGCTGCATATCAGCGAATTGCGCAGCATGGACATTCTTCAGGCGTTGCGCGAGGGGCGCGCGGATGTCGGCGTGGTGACTTCGCAGGTCGGCATGGAGGGCATTCGCCTCGCGCCGTATTGCGCGGATCGCATCAGCGTCGTCGTGCCGGAAGATCACGTGTTGCAGGGCGAGCAGATCGAGTTCGCGGCGCTGCTCGAACACGATATCGTCGGGCTCGACGATAAAGCCGAAGTCACCCGCATGCTCGTCAAGGAAGCCGCGCTCGCGGGGCGCACCATCCGCTTTCGCGTGCAGGTGCAAAGCTTCGAGGCGATGTGCAGGCTGATCGCGGCCGGGCAGGGCATCGGCGTGTTGCCCGAAGGCGCGGTGCGGCTCTTTCGGGAGCCGATGCATCTGCGCTTCATCCGCCTGACCAATCCGTGGGCCGAGCGCGTGATGTCGGTCGGGATTCGCGCCGGCGCGGCGCCCTTGCCCGCGCGCAAGCTATTCGATTTTCTGAGCGCCTTCGCGCCCGCATCGCTCGTCGCGCCGGGCGGCGAACGCTCCGCCGGCTGA
- a CDS encoding tartrate dehydrogenase, producing MATTHHIAVIPGDGIGKEVMVEGLRVLKAAAARYDIALDFDEFASWCTEHYVQHGTMMPADWDRQIGKHDAIFFGAVGTPDVVPDHTAVWESIIRIRRDFDQYVNLRPVRLMPGVPSPLAHRKPGDIDFLVVRENTEGEYSSVGGRMFEGTEREFATQQSVFTRTGVDRILDFAFQLAQSRPRKQLTAATKSNGISITMPYWDERLAEAAKRYPDIETRKFHIDILCAHFVQHPDRFDVVVASNLFGDILSDLGPACTGTIGIAPSANLNPERRFPSLFEPVHGSAPDIAGKGIANPIGQIWSAALMLQHLGRGEARYEAAAKTIVAAIESVLESGPRTPDMGGTANTIEVGTAIAAAVTEHALITE from the coding sequence ATGGCAACAACGCATCACATCGCCGTCATTCCGGGCGACGGCATCGGCAAGGAAGTCATGGTCGAAGGCCTGCGCGTGCTGAAGGCCGCCGCCGCGCGCTACGACATCGCGCTCGATTTCGACGAATTCGCATCATGGTGCACCGAGCACTACGTGCAGCACGGCACGATGATGCCCGCCGACTGGGACAGGCAGATCGGCAAGCACGATGCGATCTTCTTCGGCGCGGTCGGCACGCCCGACGTCGTGCCGGACCACACGGCCGTGTGGGAATCGATCATCAGGATTCGCCGCGACTTCGATCAGTACGTGAACCTGCGCCCGGTGCGCCTGATGCCCGGCGTGCCGTCGCCACTCGCGCACCGCAAGCCCGGCGACATCGACTTTCTGGTCGTGCGCGAGAACACCGAAGGCGAATATTCGTCGGTCGGTGGACGCATGTTCGAAGGCACCGAGCGCGAGTTCGCGACGCAACAGTCGGTGTTCACGCGCACGGGCGTCGACCGCATTCTCGACTTCGCGTTCCAGCTCGCGCAGAGCCGCCCGAGGAAGCAGCTGACCGCCGCGACCAAATCGAACGGCATCTCGATCACCATGCCGTACTGGGACGAACGGCTCGCGGAAGCCGCAAAGCGTTATCCGGACATCGAGACGCGCAAGTTTCACATCGACATTCTGTGCGCGCATTTCGTGCAGCATCCGGACCGTTTCGATGTCGTGGTCGCGTCCAATCTCTTCGGCGACATTCTTTCGGACCTCGGTCCCGCATGCACCGGTACCATCGGCATCGCGCCTTCGGCGAACCTGAATCCGGAGCGGCGCTTTCCGTCGCTCTTCGAGCCGGTGCACGGCTCGGCGCCGGATATCGCGGGCAAGGGCATCGCCAATCCGATCGGGCAGATCTGGTCGGCGGCGCTGATGCTGCAGCATCTCGGCCGTGGCGAGGCGCGCTACGAAGCGGCGGCGAAGACCATCGTCGCAGCCATCGAAAGCGTGCTCGAAAGCGGCCCGCGCACGCCGGACATGGGCGGCACGGCGAACACCATCGAAGTCGGCACGGCGATCGCCGCGGCCGTCACGGAACACGCACTGATCACGGAGTAA
- a CDS encoding aldehyde dehydrogenase family protein, producing the protein MEYRHFIGNAWRAGDNGESLDVIDPSTGEPFAAIARGNAADIDVAVSAARNAMGEALDGPWAKLSPVERANLLFAYAAAVLENADELAQLEARDTGKALKTARTDAAVLARYLQYYAGCVDKLHGETLPYTTGFTVLTVREPIGVTGHIIPWNYPMQIYGRSVGASLAAGNACVVKPAEDASLSILRLAEIAADIGFPAGAINVVTGLGSEAGAALSANEGIGHISFTGSTATGALVGRTAAERHCPSVLELGGKSPQLVFDDADLDEALPVILNAIIQNAGQTCSAGSRLLVQRGIYETVIERLTQRFEALRSGPPAMDLDTGPLVNAKQQARVRSMVEQAEGEGIRVAARGKIAVEASRNGFFHEAVLFRDVPPQSRIAQEEVFGPVLAVMPFDDEAEAVKLANGTNYGLVAGVWTRDGSRGLRLARKLQAGQVFVNNYGAGGGVELPFGGVKASGHGREKGFEALYGFTSLKTIAIRHG; encoded by the coding sequence ATGGAATATCGTCACTTCATCGGGAACGCCTGGCGCGCGGGCGATAACGGAGAGTCGCTCGATGTCATCGACCCGAGCACGGGCGAACCGTTCGCGGCGATCGCGCGCGGCAATGCCGCTGATATCGATGTCGCGGTGAGCGCCGCGCGCAACGCGATGGGCGAAGCGCTCGACGGCCCGTGGGCGAAGCTCTCGCCGGTCGAGCGCGCAAACCTGCTGTTCGCGTATGCCGCCGCGGTGCTGGAGAACGCCGACGAACTCGCGCAACTCGAAGCGCGCGACACCGGCAAGGCGCTCAAGACCGCGCGCACCGATGCCGCCGTGCTCGCGCGCTATCTACAGTACTACGCGGGTTGCGTCGACAAGCTGCATGGCGAGACGCTGCCCTATACGACCGGCTTCACCGTGCTGACGGTGCGCGAGCCGATCGGCGTGACGGGGCACATCATTCCGTGGAATTACCCGATGCAGATTTACGGGCGCAGCGTCGGCGCATCGCTCGCAGCGGGCAATGCCTGCGTCGTGAAGCCCGCCGAGGACGCGAGCCTGTCGATCCTGCGCCTCGCGGAAATCGCCGCCGATATCGGCTTTCCGGCGGGCGCGATCAACGTCGTCACGGGTCTGGGCAGCGAGGCGGGCGCGGCGTTGTCGGCGAACGAAGGCATCGGCCATATCTCGTTTACCGGCTCGACCGCGACGGGCGCGCTGGTCGGACGCACGGCGGCGGAACGCCATTGCCCGAGCGTGCTCGAACTCGGCGGCAAGTCGCCGCAACTCGTATTCGACGATGCCGATCTCGACGAAGCCTTGCCCGTCATTCTCAACGCCATCATTCAGAACGCCGGACAGACTTGTTCGGCGGGCAGCCGTCTGCTGGTTCAGCGCGGCATCTACGAAACCGTGATCGAGCGTCTGACGCAACGTTTCGAAGCGCTGCGCTCCGGCCCGCCCGCGATGGACCTCGATACGGGACCGCTCGTCAACGCGAAGCAGCAGGCGCGCGTGCGCAGCATGGTCGAGCAGGCGGAAGGCGAAGGCATTCGCGTGGCGGCGCGCGGGAAGATCGCGGTGGAAGCGTCGCGCAACGGCTTCTTCCACGAAGCGGTCCTGTTCCGCGACGTGCCGCCGCAAAGCCGCATCGCGCAGGAAGAAGTGTTCGGGCCGGTGCTCGCGGTGATGCCTTTCGATGACGAAGCCGAAGCGGTGAAGCTCGCCAACGGCACGAATTACGGCCTCGTCGCGGGCGTGTGGACGCGCGATGGTTCGCGCGGCCTGCGTCTCGCGCGCAAGCTGCAGGCGGGTCAGGTCTTCGTGAACAACTACGGCGCGGGCGGCGGCGTCGAGTTGCCGTTCGGCGGCGTGAAGGCGAGCGGGCATGGACGCGAGAAGGGCTTCGAAGCGCTGTATGGCTTCACGAGCCTGAAGACCATCGCGATCAGGCACGGCTGA
- a CDS encoding Rossmann-like and DUF2520 domain-containing protein — translation MATLNIIGAGRVGATLGNLIVANRVLAIGDVCDSDIAHARDAVDFIGAGRALDDIAAMQPADIWLLSVPDMRIADVAQTLARHRKDDAPSIAVHCSGALDTDTLAPLRAIGWNVASAHPMLSFANPGTAVFQFEGTPVGLEGDRAARAAWSEILAAIGARCFDIEPGSKALYHAAAVVASNFLPILAAMSVEMWQAAGIPQPLIEDMMHTLSRNAAANIVALGPKDALTGPAARGDRAVVEAQSQAIGEWDTVSREAYDALSTLATRLARTGKVRDA, via the coding sequence ATGGCGACGCTCAACATCATCGGCGCGGGGCGCGTCGGTGCGACGCTCGGCAATCTGATCGTCGCGAATCGCGTGCTCGCTATCGGCGATGTATGCGACAGCGATATCGCCCATGCGCGTGATGCGGTCGATTTCATCGGCGCGGGCCGCGCGCTCGACGATATCGCGGCGATGCAACCGGCCGATATCTGGCTGCTGTCCGTGCCCGACATGCGTATCGCGGACGTGGCGCAGACGCTCGCGCGGCATCGCAAGGACGACGCGCCATCGATTGCCGTGCATTGCAGCGGCGCGCTCGATACCGATACGCTCGCGCCCTTGCGCGCGATCGGCTGGAACGTCGCGAGCGCGCATCCGATGCTGAGCTTCGCCAATCCCGGCACGGCCGTGTTCCAGTTCGAAGGCACGCCGGTCGGACTCGAAGGCGACCGCGCCGCGCGTGCCGCGTGGAGCGAGATTCTCGCGGCCATCGGCGCGCGCTGCTTCGATATCGAACCGGGCAGCAAGGCGCTGTATCACGCGGCGGCGGTCGTCGCGTCGAACTTTCTGCCGATACTCGCGGCGATGTCCGTCGAGATGTGGCAGGCCGCGGGCATTCCGCAACCGCTCATCGAAGACATGATGCATACGTTGTCGCGCAACGCGGCAGCGAACATTGTCGCGCTCGGGCCAAAGGATGCGCTGACCGGCCCCGCCGCGCGTGGCGACCGCGCGGTGGTCGAAGCGCAATCGCAGGCGATCGGCGAATGGGACACGGTATCGCGCGAAGCCTACGACGCGCTCTCGACGCTCGCCACGCGGCTCGCACGCACCGGCAAAGTACGCGACGCATGA
- a CDS encoding alpha-hydroxy acid oxidase, producing the protein MTLSLDRALSIADLRELARRALPRFVFEFIDGGAEDDITLAANRAAFERVALVPRVLNDVSAPDLSTSILGIRSNAPLLIAPMGSCTLARPGADLSIAKAAAARGIPYVQSTMSTTALETIARHVDGRLWFQLYTLKDRDFMRKLIERVRGADFEALVVTVDLAVGGKRERDLRNGIAIPLKLRASHVADALCHPRWTMRYARNGSPQFENVRDLDSGEGAGLTIAHKVGTMLDAAFSFDDLARLRDQWGKHIVVKGVQHPADAARLASLGIDALWISNHGGRQLDGAQSSLESLHAVRRALGSGVELIIDSGVRRGVDIVKAVALGAHAVAIGRPALFGAAVGGDEGALRAVDILLDEAKRAMVLCGTPTVDAIRAGDVIASSRPIAFET; encoded by the coding sequence ATGACGCTCTCGCTCGATCGCGCGCTGTCGATCGCCGATCTGCGCGAGCTTGCGCGTCGCGCGTTGCCGCGCTTCGTGTTCGAGTTCATCGACGGCGGCGCGGAAGACGACATCACGCTCGCGGCGAATCGCGCGGCGTTCGAGCGCGTCGCGCTGGTGCCGCGCGTGCTCAACGATGTCTCCGCGCCCGATCTTTCGACCTCAATATTAGGCATACGAAGCAATGCGCCATTGCTGATCGCGCCGATGGGTTCTTGCACGCTTGCGCGTCCCGGCGCGGATCTGTCGATCGCGAAAGCCGCCGCTGCACGCGGCATTCCCTACGTGCAATCGACGATGTCCACGACCGCGCTCGAAACCATCGCGCGCCATGTCGATGGCCGTTTGTGGTTCCAGCTCTATACGCTGAAGGACCGCGACTTCATGCGCAAGCTGATCGAGCGCGTGCGCGGCGCGGACTTCGAGGCGCTCGTCGTCACGGTCGATCTGGCTGTCGGCGGCAAGCGCGAGCGCGATCTGCGCAACGGCATCGCGATTCCGTTGAAGCTGCGAGCGTCGCATGTCGCCGACGCGCTGTGTCATCCCCGCTGGACGATGCGCTACGCGCGCAACGGTTCGCCGCAATTCGAGAATGTGCGCGACCTCGATTCCGGCGAAGGCGCGGGACTCACGATCGCGCATAAAGTCGGCACGATGCTCGACGCCGCGTTTTCCTTTGACGATCTCGCACGTCTGCGCGATCAATGGGGCAAGCACATCGTCGTCAAAGGCGTGCAGCACCCCGCCGATGCGGCGCGGCTCGCATCGCTCGGCATCGACGCGCTCTGGATTTCGAATCACGGCGGGCGTCAGCTCGACGGCGCACAGTCGAGTCTCGAATCACTGCATGCGGTGCGTCGCGCGCTCGGTTCCGGCGTGGAGCTGATCATCGATTCGGGCGTGCGGCGCGGCGTGGATATCGTCAAGGCGGTGGCGCTCGGCGCGCATGCCGTGGCGATCGGGCGGCCCGCGCTGTTCGGCGCGGCCGTGGGCGGCGATGAAGGCGCGCTGCGCGCCGTCGATATCCTGCTCGACGAAGCGAAACGCGCGATGGTGCTATGCGGCACGCCGACCGTCGATGCGATTCGCGCCGGCGACGTGATCGCGTCGTCGCGTCCCATTGCCTTCGAAACATAG
- a CDS encoding aromatic ring-hydroxylating dioxygenase subunit alpha — protein MATPTVAPLTFQRAPNLPRNCTFDQHDWEILSQYWHPVAFASDIADKPFRTQLLDESLVVFRSHGALVAARDVCPHRGAPLSQGWVENGNLVCPYHGLSYGADGKCNHIPSQEGGPIPDRLCLTTYAAQEAYGLVWVSLGGGAQPLPDFPAWNTEGFQQILPPSIDIKASAGRQTEGFIDVAHFAWIHHHSFADRGNPVVPSYTVERSGNGMRAEYVSTVSNFPKSMQHRAPDGFLWRRVFEVDVPFFARLTVQFPEGGRLAILNAASPVSARLTRLFVPIARNFDKDLPLDDVYAFNRQVFEEDRAIVELQCPEDLPIDRAAEAPILADRSSGAYRRALAEIGLGQHYVR, from the coding sequence ATGGCGACCCCCACAGTCGCGCCGCTCACGTTTCAGCGCGCACCCAACCTTCCTCGCAACTGCACGTTCGATCAGCACGATTGGGAAATCCTGAGCCAGTACTGGCATCCCGTCGCGTTCGCATCGGATATCGCGGACAAGCCGTTCAGAACGCAACTGCTCGATGAATCGCTCGTAGTGTTCCGCTCGCACGGCGCGCTCGTGGCCGCACGCGACGTGTGCCCGCATCGCGGCGCGCCCTTGAGTCAGGGCTGGGTCGAGAACGGCAACCTCGTGTGCCCGTATCACGGCCTTTCGTACGGCGCCGACGGCAAGTGCAATCACATCCCGTCGCAGGAAGGCGGGCCGATTCCCGATCGCCTGTGCCTGACGACCTACGCCGCGCAAGAAGCCTACGGTCTCGTCTGGGTTTCGCTCGGCGGCGGCGCGCAACCGCTGCCGGACTTTCCCGCTTGGAATACCGAAGGCTTCCAGCAGATCCTGCCGCCTTCCATCGACATCAAGGCATCGGCGGGACGTCAGACCGAAGGCTTCATCGATGTCGCGCACTTCGCTTGGATTCATCACCACAGCTTCGCGGACCGGGGCAATCCCGTCGTGCCGAGCTATACGGTCGAACGGAGCGGCAACGGCATGCGCGCGGAGTACGTCAGCACGGTGAGCAACTTCCCGAAGTCGATGCAGCATCGCGCGCCCGACGGCTTTCTGTGGCGGCGTGTGTTCGAAGTCGATGTGCCGTTCTTCGCGCGTCTCACCGTGCAGTTTCCCGAAGGCGGACGTCTCGCGATCCTCAACGCGGCAAGCCCGGTTTCCGCGCGCCTCACGCGCCTGTTCGTGCCGATCGCGCGCAACTTCGACAAGGACCTGCCGCTCGACGATGTCTACGCGTTCAACCGGCAGGTGTTCGAAGAAGACCGCGCGATCGTCGAGCTGCAATGCCCCGAAGACTTGCCGATCGATCGTGCCGCCGAAGCGCCGATCCTCGCCGATCGCTCGTCGGGTGCGTATCGCCGCGCGCTTGCCGAGATCGGGCTGGGCCAGCATTACGTCCGCTGA
- a CDS encoding rubredoxin, with protein MKIWECVICGFRYDESQGLPEAGIAAGTRWEDVPDDWLCPDCGTGKQDFDMQAVTA; from the coding sequence ATGAAGATCTGGGAATGCGTGATTTGCGGCTTTCGTTACGACGAATCGCAAGGTTTGCCCGAAGCGGGCATCGCGGCGGGCACGCGCTGGGAAGACGTGCCCGATGACTGGCTGTGCCCCGATTGCGGCACCGGCAAGCAGGATTTCGACATGCAGGCGGTGACGGCATGA
- a CDS encoding NAD(P)/FAD-dependent oxidoreductase: MSTDIEDRVIIVGTGMAGYTVARELRKLDRNVPIVLISEDAGDFYSKPTLSNALAMKKAPHELVTFDAGAMRAQLNAGIIAHRKVERIAVDAHEVIINGAPLRYAKLVLALGADARRIPLVGDGAADVLSVNSLDDYVRFRTRIEGAKSIALLGAGLIGCEFANDLALAGYDVTLIDSAATPLSRLLPELAGDAFARAFDRHGIRLRLGQSVASVDRREAGYDVTLDNGEAIGADVVLSAIGLAPRTVLAAQAGLDIDIGIRTDAWCRTSAPDIYALGDCAAIEGKVQPYVLPIMHAARALARTLAGEPTRVDFPVMPVTVKSPAAPTVVVPPNETGTWRFAPASDDPLDGLSALCEHADDKRALGFALLGAATQGKAALIKAMATGSF; this comes from the coding sequence ATGAGCACTGATATCGAAGATCGCGTGATCATCGTCGGCACGGGCATGGCCGGTTATACGGTCGCGCGCGAATTGCGCAAGCTCGACAGGAACGTGCCCATCGTGCTCATCAGCGAGGATGCCGGCGATTTCTATTCGAAGCCGACGCTGTCCAACGCGCTCGCGATGAAGAAAGCGCCGCACGAGCTCGTCACGTTCGACGCCGGCGCGATGCGCGCGCAGCTGAACGCGGGCATCATCGCGCATCGCAAAGTTGAGCGCATTGCGGTGGATGCGCATGAGGTGATCATCAACGGCGCGCCGCTTCGCTACGCGAAGCTCGTGCTCGCGCTGGGCGCGGACGCGCGCCGCATTCCGCTTGTCGGCGATGGCGCGGCCGATGTGCTTTCGGTGAACAGTCTCGACGATTACGTGCGATTCCGGACGCGCATCGAGGGCGCGAAATCGATCGCGTTGCTCGGCGCGGGATTGATCGGATGCGAGTTCGCCAACGATCTCGCGCTCGCGGGTTATGACGTGACGCTGATCGATTCCGCCGCCACGCCGCTATCGCGATTGCTTCCCGAGCTGGCGGGCGATGCATTCGCGCGCGCGTTCGATCGTCATGGCATTCGCTTGCGGCTGGGGCAATCGGTTGCATCTGTCGACAGGCGTGAAGCGGGCTATGACGTCACGCTCGACAATGGCGAAGCAATCGGCGCGGATGTGGTGCTGTCGGCGATCGGTCTTGCGCCGCGCACGGTATTGGCGGCGCAGGCGGGACTCGATATCGACATCGGCATTCGCACCGACGCGTGGTGCCGCACCAGCGCGCCCGATATCTACGCATTGGGCGATTGCGCCGCGATCGAAGGCAAGGTGCAACCGTATGTCCTGCCGATCATGCATGCGGCGCGCGCCCTCGCTCGCACGCTCGCCGGCGAGCCGACGCGCGTCGATTTTCCCGTCATGCCGGTCACGGTGAAATCGCCCGCGGCGCCGACGGTCGTCGTGCCGCCGAACGAGACCGGCACATGGCGTTTCGCTCCGGCAAGCGATGATCCGCTCGACGGTCTCTCCGCCCTGTGCGAACACGCCGACGACAAGCGCGCGCTCGGCTTTGCTCTGCTCGGCGCGGCGACGCAAGGCAAGGCCGCGCTCATCAAGGCGATGGCGACGGGGTCCTTCTGA
- a CDS encoding LysR substrate-binding domain-containing protein translates to MSRESIDSHMIRVLHTLLTESSVSRAASLLGQSQPTVSIALRRLREITGDPLLVRSGSRMVPTSHALTLIEPAAQALSNIDAILHPNTTFDPVASTRTFRIGSPDYLDVFFVPAVIDAFHQAAPLAKLEFKHLMMVDGGYENGLETGLLDLVIGNWRTPPEHLHLQPLCKDELVCLMRADHPVGTGELTRDAYENAEHLSVTTYNTTAWGTIDTELARNGLTRTVTTTLPYFGMAPYVLVRSDLLFTTTRALASHYARILPLRIEPIPGATNALTYYQLWHERTHRSAATRWLRKLVTTVSRTLVSDIA, encoded by the coding sequence ATGTCCAGGGAAAGCATCGACTCGCACATGATTCGTGTGCTGCATACGCTCCTTACCGAGTCGAGCGTGTCGCGTGCAGCCAGTCTGCTCGGACAATCGCAGCCCACGGTGAGCATCGCACTGCGCCGCTTGCGTGAAATCACCGGCGACCCTTTGCTGGTGCGCAGCGGCAGCCGCATGGTGCCGACGAGTCACGCGCTCACGCTGATCGAGCCCGCCGCGCAGGCGCTCAGCAACATCGACGCGATCCTGCATCCGAACACCACGTTCGATCCCGTCGCGAGCACGCGCACGTTTCGCATCGGCTCGCCGGATTATCTCGACGTGTTCTTCGTGCCCGCCGTCATCGATGCGTTTCATCAGGCCGCGCCGCTCGCGAAGCTCGAATTCAAGCATCTGATGATGGTCGACGGCGGCTATGAGAACGGCCTCGAAACGGGCCTGCTCGATCTCGTCATCGGCAACTGGCGAACGCCGCCGGAGCACCTGCATCTGCAGCCGCTATGCAAGGACGAACTCGTGTGCCTGATGCGCGCGGATCATCCCGTCGGCACCGGCGAACTCACGCGCGATGCTTACGAAAACGCCGAGCATCTTTCGGTCACGACCTATAACACGACCGCGTGGGGCACCATCGACACGGAACTCGCGCGCAACGGCCTCACGCGCACCGTGACGACCACGCTACCCTATTTCGGCATGGCGCCGTATGTGCTCGTGCGTTCCGATCTGCTCTTCACGACGACGCGCGCGCTCGCGTCGCACTATGCGCGCATCCTGCCGTTGCGCATCGAGCCGATTCCCGGTGCGACCAACGCGCTGACCTACTATCAACTGTGGCACGAGAGAACGCATCGCAGCGCCGCGACGCGCTGGCTGCGCAAGCTCGTGACGACCGTTTCGCGCACGCTCGTAAGCGACATCGCATGA
- a CDS encoding oxidoreductase: MSNATQQQYKRVWFITGASRGLGALIAQAALDDGNAVVAAGRNVAAIVERLGESPALLPVALDVTNEAQAKAAVDAAIAKFGRIDVLVNNAGFGLLAAVEESSDADVRRMFDTNVFGLLNVTRAVLPVMRTQKSGHVVNMSSIGGYRSAAGFGVYCATKFAVEGITEAMHAELEPLGIHATVVEPGYFRTDFLDASSLLVGKDIIDDYDATSGSVRRFAVGMNHNQPGDPAKLATALLTLADAQTPPLRLALGTDTLKAIAEKNAYVAAETESWRELSASTDFAV; encoded by the coding sequence ATGAGCAACGCCACTCAACAGCAATACAAGCGCGTCTGGTTCATCACGGGCGCATCGCGCGGTCTGGGCGCATTGATCGCCCAGGCGGCGCTGGACGACGGCAACGCAGTCGTCGCCGCGGGTCGCAACGTCGCGGCGATCGTCGAGCGTCTGGGCGAATCGCCCGCGCTGCTGCCGGTCGCGCTCGACGTCACGAACGAAGCGCAAGCCAAGGCCGCCGTGGATGCCGCCATCGCGAAGTTCGGCCGCATCGACGTGCTGGTCAACAACGCGGGCTTCGGGCTGCTCGCGGCCGTCGAGGAATCGAGCGACGCCGACGTGCGCCGCATGTTCGACACCAACGTCTTCGGCCTGCTCAACGTGACGCGCGCCGTGCTGCCCGTCATGCGCACGCAGAAGAGCGGCCACGTCGTGAACATGTCGTCGATCGGCGGCTATCGCTCGGCAGCGGGCTTCGGCGTCTATTGCGCGACGAAGTTCGCAGTCGAGGGCATCACCGAGGCGATGCATGCGGAACTCGAACCGCTCGGCATTCATGCGACCGTCGTCGAGCCGGGCTACTTCCGCACGGACTTTCTGGATGCGTCGTCGCTTCTCGTCGGCAAGGACATCATCGACGATTACGATGCGACCTCGGGCAGCGTGCGGCGCTTCGCTGTCGGCATGAATCACAATCAGCCGGGCGATCCCGCGAAGCTCGCGACCGCGCTCCTCACGCTCGCCGATGCACAAACGCCGCCGTTGCGCCTCGCGCTCGGCACCGACACGCTGAAGGCGATCGCGGAAAAGAACGCGTATGTCGCGGCGGAAACGGAAAGCTGGCGCGAGTTGTCGGCTTCGACGGACTTCGCGGTCTGA
- a CDS encoding LysR family transcriptional regulator: MNEVRAISIFVRAATLGNLRRAAIDQGISPQAASHAVMQLEKELGVRLFHRTTRKLSLTEEGQRLLQNVEPALAMLTSAIADARSAKEHIAGPLRISAPKALGRALWPSVLEFAALYPDVALDVRFDDHFTDLVEERADVGLRGGSPPAGGAIARRLVPIQLIVCASPAYIDRHGAPRTVEALSSHRCTGYRRANTGKQAPWEFMIGDEIVYREIAATLCANDIDAEADAVLAGLAIGQLGSFSAVGHIRAGRLVPLLARHLTQRESIYIYYRHRTEQPLRVRTFIDFMIGKLADNGDLFLSPGELRAFAK, encoded by the coding sequence ATGAACGAGGTCCGTGCGATTTCGATCTTCGTGCGCGCCGCTACGCTCGGCAATCTGCGGCGTGCGGCCATTGATCAGGGGATTTCTCCGCAGGCCGCGAGTCACGCGGTGATGCAGCTCGAAAAGGAGCTTGGCGTGCGGCTCTTTCATCGCACGACGCGCAAGCTCTCCCTGACCGAAGAAGGGCAACGGCTCCTGCAGAATGTCGAGCCGGCGCTCGCGATGCTCACCTCGGCGATCGCGGATGCGCGCAGCGCGAAAGAGCACATCGCCGGTCCGCTGCGCATCAGCGCGCCGAAAGCGCTCGGTCGTGCGCTTTGGCCATCGGTGCTCGAGTTCGCCGCGCTCTATCCCGACGTCGCGCTCGACGTGCGTTTCGACGACCATTTCACCGATCTCGTCGAGGAACGCGCCGATGTCGGATTGCGTGGCGGCTCGCCGCCCGCCGGCGGCGCGATTGCGCGGCGGCTCGTGCCGATACAACTGATCGTGTGTGCGTCGCCCGCGTATATCGATCGGCATGGCGCGCCGCGTACCGTCGAGGCGCTCTCGTCGCACCGCTGCACCGGATATCGTCGCGCGAACACCGGCAAGCAGGCGCCGTGGGAATTCATGATCGGCGATGAGATCGTCTATCGCGAGATCGCCGCGACGCTCTGCGCCAACGATATCGATGCGGAAGCCGATGCCGTGCTAGCCGGTCTCGCGATCGGTCAGCTCGGGAGTTTTTCGGCGGTCGGGCATATCCGCGCAGGGCGGCTCGTGCCTTTGCTCGCGCGGCATCTGACCCAGCGCGAATCGATCTACATCTACTATCGGCATCGGACCGAGCAGCCGCTACGCGTGCGAACGTTCATTGATTTCATGATCGGGAAGCTCGCGGATAACGGCGACCTGTTTCTGTCGCCTGGAGAATTGCGCGCGTTCGCGAAATGA